The Maniola hyperantus chromosome 19, iAphHyp1.2, whole genome shotgun sequence genome has a window encoding:
- the LOC117991272 gene encoding uncharacterized protein, with protein sequence MKCNEFEKRRARHHMNLDNLDKALHDLGMLSALTEARREYLRESRSNLGVMRLNTRYVSNVTVGYCMKRSTNKNRLCPYVLPVRHRTKSENSDAMGCDASDSSCDFKYLLEPSTSTCSRESDIKSPAKRCQSLENLNLTAEAPPKPEISPDMDCVSTRIQKLQVDE encoded by the exons ATGAAATGCAATGAATTCGAAAAAAGG AGAGCTCGCCACCACATGAACCTGGACAATTTAGATAAGGCATTACACGATTTGGGTATGTTGAGTGCACTTACGGAGGCGCGCCGTGAATATTTACGTGAGTCTCGATCTAATTTGGGCGTAATGCGTCTTAATACTCGATACGTGTCGAATGTCACTGTTGGGTATTGTATGAAACGGAGTACAAACAAAAACAGGCTGTGCCCGTATGTGTTGCCCGTCAGGCACAGAACTAAAAGTGAAAACTCGGACGCTATGGGTTGCGACGCGAGCGATTCGAGCTGTGACTTCAAATACTTGTTGGAGCCTTCCACGAGTACCTGTTCACGAGAGAGCGACATAAAAAGTCCGGCAAAGCGCTGCCAGTCGCTAGAGAATCTCAACCTCACGGCAGAAGCACCACCGAAGCCCGAAATCTCGCCTGATATGGACTGTGTGTCGACGAGGATTCAGAAGTTACAAGTTGATGAATGA